The DNA region aatagagaaagaaaaattggtAACAGATGCTCAATGGTTGAATCCTACATTGATGATTTCGTATGTTAATAATTGATAAGGTCTGTAACACCAGTTGGCGCCTGCTATAACCGAGCCATAACAGATTATGTGGCTTATTTCGATGATGAAAACCGAAACAGCAAATTAAACATCAGATGCGAAAAAATGTTGGCTATATCCAGTTCATACCTTCCCAAGGATAGGAGCCATCCCCATTATTACTGAAGCTAAAGCAGACCGAACATGTTGAGAAGAGTCCGATGATAATTCCTGCCAGACATGAGTTGGAATCAGAATATTACATGTCATGGGACATCTAACAGCCCATTTTAACTGgaatttgagaaattttaatTAGCAGAAAGATGTACCTTCACACAAGGAAGGATGTGTTGAATAGCAAGCTCGGGATTCAAAAGACGACAGAACTTGGTCACTTTTCCTGCTGCTGCTATTCGCACTTCTGCCTCATTGTCCCGTAACAATCTCACGTATGCTGGAACCAAATCAGTCCTAGAGAAAGAACGACATATGGTGTCAAAATTATAAGATATGTGCACCAACATAAATCTAAAATCCAAGGCTCTTAGATGTATATGTGCTTGATGGTCACAAAGTATTTTTACGAGTAAGAAAGCCTAGATCTAACAAGgatgataaaaacataaaaaaaaaatccacatgACACATACTTGGTGCAATCAGGACCCACTGCCTCACAAAGTTCATATAGCTGATTAGCAACCATGTAACGCACCCTCCAAGATTTATCCTGCGCTCAAAACAAACCATATAGCATCGAAAAATATCAGAACTGCAAACTTTTACCGACGAAAAACTACGCATacaatatatttgtgtgtgtgtgatctAGAGGCGACAATTAACCAAAGCTCACTTCACCTGAGAGAAATTGACAATAACAGGTAAAATGCGTGCAACACAATCCTGCGGTTCGAGCAACTTCCCCAGAGCTGCACAGCCTTCGACAGCCAACAGTCTAACAGAATCTTGGTCTGAAATGAAggttaaaatttaaacaatgttAACACGGATAAGAAACACACATTTCTTTACGTAGGCACTATAAAAGGTTTCTTCACCAAACCTTGCTTCTTAATTTCAAATATCATTACTATGCTCTTGAGGTCCATGCAAACTTTTTCTAAAGTGATGAGCACATATAGTAGTAAGACATAACAATTTCAAGCATTAAGTACCATCTTTAGTGAGATCATCGAACATAGTCATGATCTCAGCAATCAAATAGGTCGACTCCACAGTAGTGGCAAATTTCCCCAGGTTAGATGCAGCAGCTCTTCGCACCATTGGCATATCATCTTGACACAACAGGCTATAAGTAGACCGTAACTCTGTCTTCAGAACATCAGTGCAACCTTGGTATGCAACATGAAATATACCACATGCGGAAACTCTTGCTGCAAACCATTCACCAGCTGCCAGTCTCTACAggattaaagaaacaaaattaggcCTTGATTGAACAAACTAATACAAGGGtgtaatctaaagctaaataaATACATCATTTCTCATTATCTAACCTTCACAAGAGGAACAAAGGAATCAACAAGGTCAGTTTCCCTCATTTGAGATCCAATCTTACAAAGCGAATCCACAGCTTTTTCTCTCACACAGGTCTCTTCAACAGTACAGAGAGATTCCAAAGGAGGGAGAAGAACATGAGCGTACTCAATTCCTCCAACAAACGGAATAAAAACTCCCAGTTCCTCAGCCATAGCAAGGAGCACCTCGTCGTCATCGTCACTGTTCTCACTCAGAAAAGGGATTAATTCCTTTCTTGTGCGCTCCTCTCCAAGGGCACGAGCTATCGTAGACAGGCGACGGATGGAG from Camelina sativa cultivar DH55 chromosome 3, Cs, whole genome shotgun sequence includes:
- the LOC104776693 gene encoding serine/threonine-protein phosphatase 2A 65 kDa regulatory subunit A alpha isoform-like, producing MAMVDEPLYPIAVLIDELKNDDIQLRLNSIRRLSTIARALGEERTRKELIPFLSENSDDDDEVLLAMAEELGVFIPFVGGIEYAHVLLPPLESLCTVEETCVREKAVDSLCKIGSQMRETDLVDSFVPLVKRLAAGEWFAARVSACGIFHVAYQGCTDVLKTELRSTYSLLCQDDMPMVRRAAASNLGKFATTVESTYLIAEIMTMFDDLTKDDQDSVRLLAVEGCAALGKLLEPQDCVARILPVIVNFSQDKSWRVRYMVANQLYELCEAVGPDCTKTDLVPAYVRLLRDNEAEVRIAAAGKVTKFCRLLNPELAIQHILPCVKELSSDSSQHVRSALASVIMGMAPILGKDSTIEHLLPIFLSLLKDEFPDVRLNIISKLDQVNQVIGIDLLSQSLLPAIVELAEDRHWRVRLAIIEYVPLLASQLGIGFFDDKLGALCMQWLQDKVYSIREAAANNLKRLAEEFGPEWAMQHLVPQVLDMVNNPHYLHRMMVLRAISLMAPVMGSEITCSKFLPVVVEASKDRVPNIKFNVAKLLQSLIPIVDQSVVDKTIRQCLVDLSEDPDVDVRYFANQALNSIDGTTAAQS